A single genomic interval of Helianthus annuus cultivar XRQ/B chromosome 13, HanXRQr2.0-SUNRISE, whole genome shotgun sequence harbors:
- the LOC110899022 gene encoding dihydrolipoyllysine-residue succinyltransferase component of 2-oxoglutarate dehydrogenase complex 2, mitochondrial codes for MFGVFRRKVVSGSCSASVIGKSWRRTRPVASINADCFTSEGEVLRHSRITENVRSICHVTQPGAAVNLRPLRDVMTSLHPCVGMQLQNRMFSSESGDLVDAVVPFMGESISDGTLATFLKKPGDRVEIDEPIAQVETDKVTIDVASPEAGIIQEFVAKEGDTVEPGTKVAIISKSAEGAAVPSKPASPDAVSQPPSTAEKAEETPKPKVETTPAVEKPKPASPPPPKTSASEPQLPPKERERRVPMTRLRKRVATRLKDSQNTFALLTTFNEVDMTNLMKLRSEYKDAFLEKHGVKLGLMSGFVKAAVSGLQNQPIINAVIDGDDIIYRDYIDISIAVGTPKGLVVPVIRNAEKMNFAEIEKEINTLAKKANNGTISIDEMAGGSFTISNGGVYGSLLSTPIINPPQSAILGMHSIVNKPMVVGGNIVPRPMMYVALTYDHRLIDGREAVFFLRRIKDVVEDPRRLLLDI; via the exons ATGTTTGGTGTTTTCCGGCGAAAAGTCGTCAGCGGAAGCTGTTCTGCTTCG GTTATAGGAAAATCATGGCGAAGAACTCGTCCTGTAGCATCTATAAATGCGGATTGTTTCACCTCGGAAGGAGAG GTATTACGCCATTCACGAATCACCGAAAATGTTCGAAGTATATGTCACGTTACCCAACCTG GTGCTGCAGTTAATCTAAGGCCTTTAAG GGATGTTATGACCAGTCTTCATCCATGTGTCGGCATGCAACTGCAAAATAGAATGTTCTCCTCTGAAAGTG GTGATCTGGTTGATGCCGTTGTTCCTTTTATGGGTGAATCAATAAGTGATGGTACTCTGGCAACTTTTCTAAAAA AACCTGGTGATAGGGTAGAAATTGATGAACCAATTGCACAAGTTGAAACAGACAAG GTTACTATTGATGTTGCTAGCCCTGAGGCGGGTATCATTCAAGAG TTTGTTGCAAAAGAAGGGGATACTGTTGAACCAGGTACAAAGGTCGCTATCATCTCAAAGTCGGCAGAAGGTGCAGCTGTTCCATCCAAGCCGGCATCTCCTGACGCCGTTTCTCAACCACCATCTACCGCTGAGAAGGCGGAGGAGACACCAAAACCGAAAGTCGAAACTACCCCTGCTGTTGAGAAGCCTAAGCCGGCTTCTCCACCGCCTCCTAAAACCTCTGCTTCCGAACCCCAACTTCCTCCTAAAGAACGAGAAAGACGT GTTCCTATGACCCGTTTAAGAAAGCGAGTTGCCACACGTCTGAAAGATTCTCAGAACACATTTGCTTTGTTGACAACGTTTAATGAAGTTGATAT GACTAATTTGATGAAGCTCCGTTCCGAGTATAAGGACGCCTTTTTAGAGAAGCATGGAGTCAAGTTGGGTCTGATGTCTGGTTTCGTTAAG GCTGCTGTCAGTGGACTCCAAAATCAGCCTATCATCAATGCAGTTATTGACGGGGATGATATTATTTACAGAGACTATATCGATATCAGTATAGCCGTTGGTACTCCAAAG ggACTTGTTGTGCCGGTTATCCGCAATGCTGAAAAGATGAACTTTGCTGAGATAGAGAAAGAGATAAACACTCTTGCTAAGAAGGCAAATAATGGAACCATTTCTATTGATGAGATGGCAGGAGGCTCGTTTACAATATCTAATGGCGGTGTTTATGGAAGCCTTTTGAGCACTCCCATCATCAATCCTCCTCAG TCGGCAATTCTGGGTATGCATTCAATTGTGAATAAGCCAATGGTGGTTGGAGGCAACATAGTACCGAGACCCATGATGTACGTCGCTCTAACCTATGACCACCGGCTAATTGATGGAAGAGAGGCTGTGTTTTTCCTCCGCCGAATTAAGGATGTGGTCGAGGATCCAAGGAGGTTGCTTCTTGACATCTAA
- the LOC110899023 gene encoding uncharacterized protein LOC110899023: protein MTPLLFMVLAMEMGVIITMLFHSPLRNLIIMGLDRLKQGRGLVTSRTIFATLFIVFVFNVYDILKTQKRVIEVGTTNPTDQVLLANHVLEASLMGFCLFLGLMIDRLHYYVKELWLLRKSLKVARDSNPIQPVNKNKKA from the exons atgacACCTCTTTTGTTTATGGTTCTAGCCATGGAAATGGGCGTGATCATAACCATGTTGTTTCACTCACCCTTGAGGAACCTAATCATTATGGGTTTGGATCGGTTGAAGCAAGGTAGAGGGCTCGTGACCTCAAGGACCATTTTCGCGACATTATTCATTGTCTTCGTGTTCAACGTGTATGATATCCTTAAAACCCAAAAGCGCGTGATCGAGGTTGGAACCACTAATCCAACCGATCAAGTTCTTTTGGCTAATCACGTTCTAGAGGCGTCACTCATGG GTTTCTGTTTATTCCTCGGATTGATGATCGATAGACTTCATTATTATGTCAAGGAATTGTGGTTGTTGAGGAAGAGCTTGAAAGTCGCTCGTGATTCTAATCCGATTCAACCCGTCAACAAAAACAAGAAAGCTTAG